The sequence TCTTCAAACTGCTTAAGGGCACATGGCCTACCAAAATACTTTTGGAAGCGTTGCAGTGTTTATTTGTTCTCGCTCCTATTCCACTGCTCACCCCCCACTCCCAGGATATCACAAAAGGAAACAACTGCTAAAGATAAAATCTGGGTGCATCCCAGCACCATTGAAATCTGGGGCCATTGGCCTCAACCGGCTCACAATGGCAACCTCAAGCATTGTATGTAAGGAATATGTTGTGATGCAAGATGTGGCTCTatttatctacacacacacacacacacacacacacacacacacacacacacacatcacctgATTGTCTATTTATTATATACGcatgcacacatatatacacatatatatgtcTACGGGGAAAAACTGGCACTTTTAATACTTGACGAAAATTCGTAGCACATGcgcttggcattttaaaaaagggtGGCATGACAGAATTTATGAGCAGATTTTCAGTCTATTTAGAGGATCCCACTTTCTACCCCCAGTTCACGGCAGTGCAATGTCAGTGcatcttccatctacagaacgttctcccccctccccaagtgctTCTGCTGCACCCGAGCAATACTACTGggttgaggggaggggaggtgggggggggagttgctgtTGAGAGAGAGCAGCACATGTTACATCAGACACAGTACCTGATTTTTCAATGCACAGCTTGTCAGCCAGAAAGTCTGCCTCCTGGGCGATAAGTGAGTATATTTCATCTTCATACTGTTCTATGATAGTTTCGCactgaaagggagaaaaatagcAGCTCTCCAGCAAAGAACTAAACAAGACCATTTACACAGAGCAGAAAAGGAAGAACCGCCTGACAAAGACTGTTTGGGATTGTTTGCTTGTGTAGCACCCTGATCAATtgttctattccccccccccatataattaACAGTTATATTGAATTTCAATATATGCTTATTtaggttcctttaaaaaaagaaagaaagaaaataatgctTTGCATAATGATATTTTGTTAAGGATTATACTTTGTTTCCTCATAATGCAGGCTGCTTTAATGGCGATACAACTGGTTTAaattaaatacatatatatttaaaaatgattATATTCGCATTCTCGCCAtgggtgtgtacatgtgtgtgtttgtatagatGCACACACTtatgcacacatatatatttGCGCGCACGGTTTTCCAATTTTTGCAGAATGCTAATGTTTTGCAAAATGGTACAAAAGTGACAAGGGCGCTGTGCTTGAAAAATCTCTTTGGGCGGTAGGCAGTAAAGTTCCCCTCGGCCATTTTGTCTGAAACTTACAGGTGTAAATGTCTCTTTCCCCAAAACTCCAAAACGGGTTGTGGCAAAAGCGGAAAGAACCTCATCATatgcactttaaaaacaacaacaacaaatgggttTAATCAGGAGGCCAAACATCCACCGTGGAGGATGGCCAACTCTTACCCAGCGCCAAAGGTTAGAGTCGGAATACGCCATAACGGGGATAGGGGGGTAAAGTTTTAGCACATTAATTTAAACACAGGATTTTGAAATCCAATAATTTGCTTCAACATGTCACAGGAAACAAGAGCAATTAAACTGGACCACAGATCATATTTCTGGATCCACATTAGTGTAGCTGCTACTATTGCACATGCACCCCAGATCTAAAGACATTGGTACTCATAAGCAAATTCCTTTGACAACAATGAGTTTTACTTCCACATGCTAAGTTTTGGATTGAGGTTCctgcttcccgctgccgccgccaccactttgctttaaatatttaaaaaacaaaggagAACTTGGCGCTAGGCATCTTAGGACCTTCCCTCTTGCTTCAACACACTCTAGGCCCTCAGAATATATGTGGACCCTGTCAACAAGGCCCAAGGAAAAGAGAGGCGGAGACGCGACCTTTCCCACTCTGAATAGCAAATAAAGATTTGAAATTACATTATAATTAATTTGGATTGTTACCCTACCATCATAGTTGCCTACTTCTTAAAAAACAGAGCTGCAACATAGTATTGATCTATAGCACTGAAAAAGAATTGCCAGTAAAGCAgatgatattttttttattaaaaaaaaaattctagttTAAACAACCAATTACACAGAAATGGAGTCAACAGCATCTATCTATACAACACAGGTGCTGTGTGTCATGATTTTGCATCTCTAGACCATGCCATACCATTTGTTGTTATAAATTACAAAGTACTAAAGAGCCTACAGAAACAGCGTAGCATTATCAAAGCCCTGGCTTTACGTTGAGTGAAGTGATTTAATATACAATATCAAACATTATGCTAATAGCAATTCAGCCCGAAATGTCACCAGTTTATTATGTTGTCTTACCGCATATTTCAAGGGCTTATAAGCGTCAgaataaaaaaagtattttttatatTCTGCGTAGATTGGCTCATCTTTCCTAGGAGCATATCTCTTGAATATCTTTTTGTTAGTGACTGGGTCGTCTTGAAGTTGATAGTCGTTCATCCGATCACATATCTTTTCCAAAACGTCCGTTAAGAAGGTCTCTGACTTTGTAAAAGCAACCTAAAGGGAAGGAGAAaattacatctctctctctctctatatatatatctgtatacACTGAAATTTCCAAATATCACAAAGGCAAAAGGCTACAAGCACAGGGCTCTTACA is a genomic window of Podarcis muralis chromosome 12, rPodMur119.hap1.1, whole genome shotgun sequence containing:
- the CNPY1 gene encoding protein canopy homolog 1 isoform X1; its protein translation is MAVSPVTLLLLLPPLLLVLFSDTAKGQRDPELFCGACKALADELAYDIKKIGPKRTVNSGTFRLNPDGTRGKKKVAFTKSETFLTDVLEKICDRMNDYQLQDDPVTNKKIFKRYAPRKDEPIYAEYKKYFFYSDAYKPLKYACETIIEQYEDEIYSLIAQEADFLADKLCIEKSGLCPNPEMHGEL
- the CNPY1 gene encoding protein canopy homolog 1 isoform X2 produces the protein MGEDMGQLLENKARNSRTWEKLNFVAFTKSETFLTDVLEKICDRMNDYQLQDDPVTNKKIFKRYAPRKDEPIYAEYKKYFFYSDAYKPLKYACETIIEQYEDEIYSLIAQEADFLADKLCIEKSGLCPNPEMHGEL
- the CNPY1 gene encoding protein canopy homolog 1 isoform X3; protein product: MNDYQLQDDPVTNKKIFKRYAPRKDEPIYAEYKKYFFYSDAYKPLKYACETIIEQYEDEIYSLIAQEADFLADKLCIEKSGLCPNPEMHGEL